Below is a window of Arabidopsis thaliana chromosome 2, partial sequence DNA.
AGCTAAGCCTGTGGCATCGAAACTATAGGGAGCACCTAAGCGATAACTAGATTTGGGTTGGGAGAAGGCAAATATCAATGGCTTTATTATTGACTAAGCACACTGTCGATCTAGCAAATCCGGCAAATCCTCATTGCATGAGCCACAAAACGAATAGATATGAAACGCTTGACCGCTTTCGCATAGAACACAACTTCACAACCCAaaataacaagagaaaatcTCCAGacgaatacaaaaaaaacaaaaaaaactctgcATCTCCTATGATTTAAAACCAAGAAACTAAAGCAGATAAGAAAAGGAGAAGCCACTCACGACATTGACGAGAATCGCTGATCACAGCACCAGAGTGACTTCCCAGCCACAAAACTGGAAATGAGCTAGGATTCTACTGTTGTTTGAGTGAAAGAGCACACACTTTGGTTAAAATGACATTAGATCATCGTTCTAACCACCTGCCATTGctcttttaattatataattaaatttgatttttataaaactacaaaatctcttgtaattttcaaatttattaccTTTTTAATCCAAAGCgatccaaaaataaatgtaaattgAAGAATAGCAccaaaaattgataaaattataataatttcgTAATTTAACCAAATTATCACCATAATCACTTTGgtaatttctaaaaattacTTTAACTTCGATAACATAATTACtaacatacaaattaaaatcaaattttgtaaagagTATCAATCTTCCATTACAACTTTAGACTTCAACCATTACCATACAACCAAATGAAACTGAactatttgtatataaaaattattctattttggttccaatataaataaaatatctagtttacattttttctgtgtttcttctaattatatagatttagttctataaaaatacaaaacctctaagtaattttcaaatttattatatttttaccCAAAACAACCCTAAAATAAATGCAAATTGAAGCGTGGcactgaaaataaaataaaaatatcttaccatatttaaaacaaataaccaGATTCAGTGAATTAACAGAAACGGATGGTCAAGTCGACAAGACAAACAAGTGCTAAAAGAACACAACATAACTCTTTTGCTTAAGCCTCAAAAAATTGTCATTAACCCAATTTCccagaaacttcaaaaacagttgggggaagaagaagaagatgaaacgaCGAAGAACCCTTTTATAAAGTCTCAATCTTCTAATCCAAGATCTGCCCTTTTTCAGATTCTATCTCAAAGCTTTCCTCGATCTTGTGATGTATTGAAGCCGGAGACTGAGAGAGATGTTGTGCTTCAAAGGCTCGGTTAAGCGGAAGAAGCAATCCGGTTCTGTTCCGGTTTATCTGAATGTCTACGATCTAACTCCTATGAATGCTTATGGTTATTGGCTTGGACTTGGTGTTTTTCATTCTGGTGTTGAAGGTGAATTTgatgattctctcttttttgattcttaattttgttttctgggttttggttatttgtttgtttggttgcTAAAGGAAGTGGCTTTTGGGTTTTTTGAAACTTGATTTGTTGAGAATTATTGGGTTAATAGAGAATTGACTTGAGAATTGACCAGAGAAtaccaaaatctcaaattttgattttgatgatgaaagaATATGATTATATTGTTCATGGgttctttgttctgtttagCAAAATCCAATTTTTATTGAGCCTTATGAATTGTGATACTGAGTTTTATGTTTATCTGTTTAGAATGCCTTTGTGTAATGTGTTAATAGAGAAACTGATTTTAGATGGTATATTGCTTAGGTGATCAATAGAGTAACCATAGATTGTGATGGACTTGATGGTTGTTGGTACTTATCTAATGTTTTGTAGTTCATGGAGTTGAATATGCATTTGGAGCACATGAATCATCAAGCACAGGTATTTTTGAAGTGGAACCAAAGAAGTGTCCTGGTTTCACGTTTAGGAAATCGATTCTTGTGGGGAAAACCGACTTGGTTGCGAAAGAAGTTCGTGTTTTTATGGAGAAATTAGCTGAAGAGTATCAAGGAAACAAGTACCATCTCATCACAAGGAACTGCAACCATTTTTGCAATGAAGTTTGTCTTAAACTTGCTCAGAAATCAATCCCTAGATGGGTGAATCGACTTGCTCGCTTAGGTAAACCAATCACAAGTGACtattgttatgtttttgtttggcaTAAGAGAGATCACATCAAGTAATGCAGGTAACTGTTTTTGTATAGGGGTTCTCTGCAACTGTGTGTTACCACCTCGTTTGAACGAGGCAAAAGTGAGACGAGTAGGAAAAGGAGAGCTTTCGgaaagtgagaagaagaaactaagaaACCGATCACGATCAGATCCTTTactgtcttcttctccgtcttcATCGACACCTGATAATCATCGTTCACACATTCGAGCAAAATCAAGTGGTAatcatccttcttcttcttcttcttcgtcttcggGTTCTAAGAAAAATCGAAGACCTAAAGCTCAAGACCAGAAGTCGCCAAGCGTAAGCATCAAGACTTGATTGTTATCATCATTATTTGaacatttaattattgtttatgaaaaggacaaaaagtaaaaagacaagAACAGAGGAACATGCCAAGCAAAGTATCAATCATATATGGGGCATGCTCGTGCTTTGTTCTAAGGTTATTGAAAACCTTTTTGGGTGTGTagatcatttttctttgtacaATTGCTTataggagagagagaggtcaTGAGTATGtacaaaaagaatatgattcatatatttttctatgttttatcTCTCATTTAAACTTCTtcatttcaaagttttaaacaCATTGACCCTCTGTGtggtcatatttttttgtatcccAATGATTCACTAAAAAGATAATGAAATGTTATAGTTGCATGATTATATAATTCCTTTGATGTATATTTTATGTAGCTGGTGCTTCTTTGGTAATCAAGGACGATGTGTATAtgagaacaaacaaatataatttgcatCATTTAAGTCTCGCTGCTCCCGGCGTACAGCTCCTTCTTGTGCTCCACATGATTGCTTTGTACTCAAACATCCATGTGTTCACAATTTTTAATTCCTTCGCCGTTGCAAAGACTCGAATTTGGGACCTCTCCCATATTCAGTCGCAAGGTTAACCAACGGAGCTATCATCTACTTTTTCAAACCGGTAAAGGAATatcatctatttttttgttatgataaCGTATGCACCAAGTCAAATTCTAAGTAAGTTACTACACAATTGTGTAAATTGTGAGTCATACTCTTGTTGCATACGCGTTTTTTCCTtcgtcttttgttttttcctctgtATAATACTTGTATCAAGcatctactaaatcatcttATAATTATCTCATTGGTTGTTTAAGCACAATCATATAGGGCTTATTTTGCACCCTTGTTCTAATTCTGGTGGCTTTTGCCTTTTTTCTAAACTGATTAAATCTCCAATGAGGCATTGTTTGTTaagaaattttcacaaaaCACACTTTTTTACCCTTTGCTTGTTCTTACTACTCTACTGGTTCCTTTGCAACGACGAGTTTCTGGTCTgttttgaacaaaacaaaaccaaaactctgATTCTTACACACTTTCATATATCCTCAAAGCCAATTGGTTgctttatatacaaataaaattttttgataaagataaGTTGAGTGTGTTTTTACTTCCTCCAAGCATAGATAATCAAAGAGAACCAACTCTTAGACCCGAAGCtcctctcatcttcttccctACAACTAGACCACTCCATCACAGAAGACATCCTAGAAGAAGACCAATGACTATACGTACTCGCCCAAAACGACGGTGTTCGACAATTCTCCTTCCGTAAAATGACATCGTCTCTTACACGCTTGTTCATCATCAAAACGTCGTTTCCTTCAACCTCTTGGTTCTCAAACCGGAGTAAGAACACGGCGGGAATCTTATCCGGTTTAACCTTATCCTTGCCACCAAACAGCCAGTTGAAAACATCCCATGATATCTGTATTGTCACACCATCGATCACGATCTTTGTGTTTCCTCTGAATTTCCATTGAAGCTGACTAATCTTTAGGACACTCTTATCGTCTACGCTAAACCGGAGACTAGCATCGTCGTTAACAACCTTAACGTCGATACTAATCTCTCTAAGTTTTCCTTGAATCATGATTTTCGTAGAGTAAACTCTGTTTCCAAACAGATTCTCTTTCTTGGACACCAAGATTTGTCTCCTCGGTCTCTGTTTCAAGTTTCCTCCACCGACAAGAAGACCTACTTCGCCGGATACAAAGACTGCCACGTAAAACCCGGATTCCGGATCGGGTCCTGATCCAAATTTTGCGTGAGTCAGGTCCCATACCACCCGAATATCCGGCTTTCGAGATAACTTCTTTGATCCATTTTTTCTCCAGAATGTCAAGGGTTTGATTTCGAGCCGGAAGGCGAAGGGAATGGAGTGACGGTAACAATCTAGAGAGTGTAGATAGCAATTTGTGGAGTTGCATGAGTAGAAATGAAGGTGGAGAGAGCGTCGGAGGAAGGATCGAGAccatgaaagaaagaaaacaccaACGTTAGTGTGGTACTGACAAGTTGTGGTAGCGTCGCCGGAGGTGGAGATATACGATGGATTTGATGGGGATGGAAGAGCCGACGGTAGATCGTCGTTGATGGCGGTGGCGGAAGGATGGAAACAGGCGGACAAAGGGGAGGAGCCACCGCGACCAAGAGCAgagattttcatttttaggTATAGTCAATTAATATGACTGGTTGATCTTATATACGCACATGCATACAAAAAGACACTAATTATATGTAAGGATATGACTATTTGAGTATTTATCTATACTTGAGTTGGCTTATGTGTCTGAAAATGAGTTGTCATGTtgtgaaaattcaaaagagtGGGTCAATGTCGAGAAATTGAAAGCAACTTTGTGGATAAATTTTATAGACCGAAACTGACGTTCATTGATATTTTGTGCTGGTTTTCAcattatttatatgtagatTATGTTCTAGTTCAATTCTTTTGAAGTCGCTTGACTTTTTGTCTCTTTCCTAGTTTCCTTAATCTTTTCCActtatattagtttttaacGTTTGTAGTCACAGTGAAAGCTaccaaaattctaaaaatggTAAAGAGAAATAGAACTGTATCTTGTTAAAGCTCGGTTTTCATGTTACTTAACATTACATATGTTGTGTTTGatagtataaaataataaatttgttatggATAATTagatgaaaaaattaaagagtttTGCGATAAGTaagatatttgtttcttgttggTTTAAGAGTCGGTTTGGGTCCATGATATAACACTAATTAACCAATAGTTGTGGCCTTGTGGGAGGTAAATGATCCAACAAACTTTGCTTTACTAACtcacatcttttttcttttgaataacTAAGAGGTTTTGGCCTAGGCCAATACATCCTCTCGGGATGGGACTAAAGCATTTTATagaattttctttcaaatgttATTGGAACCAGCAACCTCTAGGCttagctaaaatattttacCAGTTTTGAGCTATTGACACTTGATAACTCACAGTTTTTAGATGTAGTTTCTCTAAATCAtgcatataaaataaacatcatAGAGATCACTAGTAGATGATTTCATCAACTAGTTCTATATTCGATACGATTTTACACGAAACTCGTATTTTCGAAATGTTGTACATTGTATGATATAAACTTTAGAAAGGGAAGATACAAAATTAAGTTGCTGACTATATGCTAAACCTATAGACACGTGAACAATGAGATGACGGCAAACATGTGGATTTAAGTTTGCTTCGGTTTGTTTCAGTTTGTTCTAGTTTGCTacaacaaaactccaaaatattgttgatttggtggctacaaaaaaattataatataaaaatagaagataTGTGTTTGATTAAATATACTAACATAGTTTTGATCGTATTAGGTAGAGCCATATTTAGATAAGTTTGTGGACTGCGATGAAGTTATGAAGCCACacaatatgtatttttttttccctcatGCTTGATTCGTTATTTTCTCTGTGATTTGATATGTatgcaaatttatttattaatggtTCCTTTTTGGATTCCAgctaacaaaagaaaaggtttgaaAATGTCCAACTACAAATTTAATATGGAA
It encodes the following:
- a CDS encoding PPPDE putative thiol peptidase family protein (PPPDE putative thiol peptidase family protein; CONTAINS InterPro DOMAIN/s: Protein of unknown function DUF862, eukaryotic (InterPro:IPR008580); BEST Arabidopsis thaliana protein match is: unknown protein (TAIR:AT4G31980.1); Has 848 Blast hits to 846 proteins in 171 species: Archae - 0; Bacteria - 0; Metazoa - 230; Fungi - 77; Plants - 355; Viruses - 0; Other Eukaryotes - 186 (source: NCBI BLink).), which produces MLCFKGSVKRKKQSGSVPVYLNVYDLTPMNAYGYWLGLGVFHSGVEVHGVEYAFGAHESSSTGIFEVEPKKCPGFTFRKSILVGKTDLVAKEVRVFMEKLAEEYQGNKYHLITRNCNHFCNEVCLKLAQKSIPRWVNRLARLGVLCNCVLPPRLNEAKVRRVGKGELSESEKKKLRNRSRSDPLLSSSPSSSTPDNHRSHIRAKSSGNHPSSSSSSSSGSKKNRRPKAQDQKSPSVSIKT
- a CDS encoding hypothetical protein (DUF868) (Plant protein of unknown function (DUF868); CONTAINS InterPro DOMAIN/s: Protein of unknown function DUF868, plant (InterPro:IPR008586); BEST Arabidopsis thaliana protein match is: Plant protein of unknown function (DUF868) (TAIR:AT5G11000.1); Has 283 Blast hits to 283 proteins in 16 species: Archae - 0; Bacteria - 0; Metazoa - 0; Fungi - 0; Plants - 283; Viruses - 0; Other Eukaryotes - 0 (source: NCBI BLink).); this translates as MKISALGRGGSSPLSACFHPSATAINDDLPSALPSPSNPSYISTSGDATTTCQYHTNVGVFFLSWSRSFLRRSLHLHFYSCNSTNCYLHSLDCYRHSIPFAFRLEIKPLTFWRKNGSKKLSRKPDIRVVWDLTHAKFGSGPDPESGFYVAVFVSGEVGLLVGGGNLKQRPRRQILVSKKENLFGNRVYSTKIMIQGKLREISIDVKVVNDDASLRFSVDDKSVLKISQLQWKFRGNTKIVIDGVTIQISWDVFNWLFGGKDKVKPDKIPAVFLLRFENQEVEGNDVLMMNKRVRDDVILRKENCRTPSFWASTYSHWSSSRMSSVMEWSSCREEDERSFGSKSWFSLIIYAWRK